The following proteins are encoded in a genomic region of Paenibacillus sp. FSL H3-0469:
- the bshB1 gene encoding bacillithiol biosynthesis deacetylase BshB1, with product MKLDILVFGAHADDAEIGMAGTIAKHTAAGFKVGMCDLTRAEMSSNGTVELREQEAQQAAAVLGAAVRTNLGLPDRGLYMTEGHLAAVTAEIRRNAPSMVFAPYWEDRHPDHIACSKLVEEAVFNAKLRKYMPDKPAIPEPELYFYFINDLGRTDLIVDVTAQYPLKEQALSCYRSQFGLAPGEDTVATPLTEGYIERVRSRDMLLGQRRLIPYAEGFAGKVPYTVDLFRAARG from the coding sequence ATGAAGCTTGACATTCTGGTATTCGGCGCGCATGCGGATGATGCTGAGATCGGCATGGCAGGAACGATTGCCAAGCATACTGCCGCCGGTTTCAAGGTGGGAATGTGCGATCTGACCCGGGCAGAGATGTCCTCGAACGGAACGGTGGAGCTACGGGAACAGGAAGCACAGCAGGCTGCCGCAGTGCTGGGCGCGGCGGTGCGGACGAACCTGGGGCTGCCTGACCGTGGCCTGTATATGACAGAAGGACATTTGGCGGCTGTTACTGCGGAAATCCGCCGCAATGCCCCGTCGATGGTATTTGCCCCTTACTGGGAAGACCGCCATCCCGACCATATTGCCTGCAGTAAGCTGGTGGAGGAAGCAGTATTTAATGCCAAGCTGCGCAAATATATGCCGGACAAGCCTGCTATCCCGGAGCCTGAGTTATATTTCTACTTCATTAATGATCTCGGACGGACAGATCTGATTGTCGATGTGACTGCGCAGTATCCGCTGAAGGAGCAGGCATTGTCCTGCTACCGTTCCCAATTCGGACTCGCTCCGGGTGAAGATACCGTTGCAACGCCATTGACGGAAGGGTATATCGAGCGCGTCCGTTCAAGAGACATGCTGCTCGGCCAGCGCAGGCTCATTCCTTATGCCGAAGGGTTCGCCGGTAAGGTTCCGTATACTGTAGATCTGTTCCGCGCTGCACGCGGATAA
- the dapB gene encoding 4-hydroxy-tetrahydrodipicolinate reductase, with translation MSDKIRIVVSGAGGRMGKEVVKLVLQDDELELAAAVDRSAHGSDAGRLVGLEECGVLVTSDLETALADTEADVMVDFTIPQSAYSNTALAVKYGVRPVIGTTGFTPEQIAGLDKQCQERGIGGLIAPNFSIGAILLMKFAAQAAKYFPHLEIIEYHGDQKLDAPSGTAIKTAEMISEARQELRQGHPEEEEIIEGSRGGYYNGFRIHSVRLPGVFAQEEVVFGGFGQSLKIRHDSYERAGYMPGVKLGIQKVMGYTGLIYGFEHFIE, from the coding sequence TTGAGTGACAAGATCAGAATTGTTGTTTCCGGAGCCGGAGGCAGAATGGGCAAAGAGGTTGTGAAGCTGGTATTGCAGGATGATGAACTCGAGCTGGCAGCAGCGGTTGACCGCTCTGCACATGGCAGTGATGCCGGCCGGCTGGTTGGTCTTGAGGAATGCGGTGTACTTGTGACTTCGGATCTGGAGACTGCGCTTGCAGATACAGAGGCCGATGTAATGGTAGATTTTACGATTCCACAGTCGGCATATAGCAATACTGCACTGGCGGTCAAGTACGGCGTCCGTCCGGTTATCGGCACCACCGGCTTCACGCCGGAGCAGATCGCCGGGCTGGACAAGCAATGCCAGGAGCGGGGAATCGGCGGACTGATTGCGCCTAACTTCTCCATCGGCGCCATCCTGCTGATGAAATTCGCTGCCCAGGCCGCCAAGTATTTCCCTCATCTCGAAATTATCGAATATCACGGAGACCAGAAGCTGGATGCTCCGTCAGGAACAGCGATTAAGACGGCAGAGATGATCTCTGAGGCGCGGCAGGAGCTCCGCCAGGGACATCCCGAGGAAGAAGAGATTATTGAAGGCTCGCGCGGCGGGTATTATAACGGCTTCCGTATTCACAGTGTGCGTCTTCCGGGCGTTTTTGCCCAGGAGGAGGTTGTTTTCGGCGGGTTCGGGCAGTCGCTGAAGATCCGTCATGACTCCTATGAGCGCGCGGGTTATATGCCTGGAGTCAAGCTCGGGATTCAAAAGGTGATGGGCTATACCGGCTTGATTTACGGTTTTGAGCATTTTATAGAATAG
- a CDS encoding YitT family protein, with translation MSSTVKISTVSKTVAPIMLGTAIYAFGLLYFIIPNQLMEGGVTGITILLNYAFNIPIFLTTLLLNLPLFLLGWKVLGANQIVYTGLGIGSLSFFLWLFERMIKAGWIVTFSTEHDFILASLYAGVTLGLGLGIVFRFGGTTGGVDIVARILSRKFGWSMGQIILAVDIIIIGASLLYIPREKILYTLVAVFIASRVIDFIQEGAYAAKAFTIISDEAPQIAELITAEMDRGVTLIPAIGAYSKQAKHMVYCVVSRQEIRRLSLLVKSVDPKAFVIISDVHDVHGEGFRET, from the coding sequence ATGAGTTCAACCGTTAAAATCAGCACAGTCAGCAAAACAGTGGCCCCCATCATGCTGGGCACAGCCATCTACGCATTCGGACTACTGTATTTCATCATTCCCAACCAGCTGATGGAGGGCGGAGTTACCGGGATTACCATCCTGCTCAATTACGCCTTTAACATCCCGATCTTCTTAACGACACTGCTGCTGAACCTCCCGCTCTTTCTGCTCGGCTGGAAGGTGCTCGGGGCGAATCAGATCGTCTATACCGGACTCGGCATCGGCTCCCTGTCTTTTTTCCTCTGGTTATTTGAGCGGATGATCAAGGCGGGCTGGATTGTAACGTTCAGTACAGAGCATGATTTTATTCTTGCTTCATTATATGCAGGGGTCACTCTGGGTCTGGGTCTGGGGATTGTCTTCCGCTTCGGGGGGACTACCGGTGGTGTAGATATTGTAGCACGGATACTCAGCCGCAAGTTCGGCTGGAGTATGGGACAGATTATTCTGGCCGTGGATATCATCATAATTGGGGCTTCCCTGCTCTATATTCCCCGTGAGAAAATACTGTATACCCTCGTGGCGGTCTTCATCGCCTCACGCGTCATTGATTTCATCCAGGAAGGGGCTTACGCCGCCAAGGCCTTCACCATCATCAGCGATGAGGCTCCGCAGATTGCCGAGCTGATCACCGCAGAGATGGACCGCGGTGTAACCTTGATCCCGGCGATCGGCGCCTATTCCAAGCAGGCCAAGCACATGGTCTACTGTGTGGTCTCCAGACAGGAGATCCGCCGGCTTAGCCTGCTTGTGAAGTCGGTGGACCCTAAGGCCTTCGTCATTATCAGTGACGTTCATGATGTTCACGGCGAAGGCTTCCGGGAGACCTGA
- the mgsA gene encoding methylglyoxal synthase yields the protein MLKIAFIAHDRKKDEIVNFVTAYEHVFEGHKLFSTGTTGQRIMEVTKLSIHRYMSGPLGGDQQIGSMVATDELDLIIFLRDPLMAQPHEPDITALLRLCDVYGIPVATNIATAEILVKAIDRGDFGWRELVHKYKPGVDEL from the coding sequence ATGTTGAAAATTGCTTTTATCGCACATGACCGCAAAAAAGATGAAATAGTTAATTTCGTAACTGCTTATGAGCATGTCTTCGAAGGGCATAAGTTATTCTCCACCGGAACTACGGGCCAGCGTATCATGGAAGTGACCAAGCTCTCCATTCACCGTTACATGTCCGGGCCGCTTGGCGGCGACCAGCAGATCGGCTCGATGGTCGCTACAGATGAGCTGGATTTGATTATTTTCCTGCGTGATCCGCTGATGGCCCAGCCGCATGAACCGGATATTACGGCGCTGCTGCGTCTGTGTGATGTGTACGGGATTCCGGTTGCCACGAATATTGCTACAGCAGAAATCCTGGTGAAGGCTATTGACCGGGGAGATTTCGGCTGGCGTGAGCTGGTACATAAATACAAGCCGGGTGTGGACGAGTTATGA
- a CDS encoding gamma carbonic anhydrase family protein: MRIAYGSYIPQLDESVYVAEGAKLVGDVRISKQSSVWFNAVLRGDLAPVIIGERCNIQDGVVGHVAEGLPLVLADDISVGHSAIIHGCRIGKGTLIGMGAIVLNGAEIGEYALVGAGSIVTENKIIPPYTLSLGTPAKVVRELTEQDLLRMARTSESYVKKALEYGIS, encoded by the coding sequence ATGCGGATTGCCTATGGGAGTTACATACCGCAGCTTGACGAATCAGTCTATGTGGCGGAAGGCGCTAAGCTAGTTGGCGATGTAAGGATAAGCAAACAATCCAGTGTCTGGTTCAACGCCGTACTTCGCGGTGACCTGGCGCCGGTGATCATCGGGGAGCGATGCAATATCCAGGACGGTGTGGTCGGCCATGTGGCGGAAGGATTGCCGCTGGTGCTTGCGGATGACATCTCGGTCGGGCATTCAGCAATCATCCACGGCTGCCGGATAGGCAAGGGCACATTAATCGGAATGGGTGCAATTGTACTGAACGGAGCAGAGATTGGTGAATATGCTTTAGTAGGAGCCGGCTCCATTGTAACCGAGAACAAAATCATTCCTCCGTACACACTCTCCTTGGGCACACCGGCCAAAGTGGTCCGTGAACTGACTGAGCAGGATTTGCTGAGGATGGCACGCACAAGTGAAAGCTATGTGAAGAAGGCATTGGAATACGGAATTTCTTAA
- a CDS encoding nucleotide pyrophosphohydrolase: MDKSLGDIQREVDAYISQFKEGYFSPLSMLARMSEEVGELAREVNHQFGEKPKKADEADNSIELELGDILFITVCFANSLGIDLTEAHNKVMHKFNTRDAGRWTPKNTD, translated from the coding sequence ATGGATAAAAGTCTTGGTGACATTCAGCGTGAGGTGGATGCCTATATCTCACAGTTTAAAGAAGGCTACTTCAGTCCGCTGTCGATGCTGGCCCGGATGTCCGAGGAAGTCGGAGAGCTGGCACGCGAAGTGAACCATCAATTCGGTGAGAAGCCGAAAAAAGCGGATGAAGCCGATAATTCGATTGAGCTGGAGCTGGGCGACATTCTCTTCATTACCGTTTGTTTCGCCAATTCACTCGGTATAGACTTAACTGAGGCACATAATAAGGTTATGCACAAATTCAATACGCGTGATGCCGGGCGCTGGACACCCAAAAACACCGATTAG
- a CDS encoding DUF2487 family protein, with product MKFSDFDSRAWETDGHYYDTCIIPYSGLQGTETPPETASLLERQRDFLELAEQPYKGRVVTYPAVQYAGPGMEAHVNELCRKVKSSGFQYVIVMSANEGLRGEKLIESDLLLCLPEIVADSRAEVSAYVRSEIQALWQNEK from the coding sequence ATGAAATTCAGTGATTTTGACAGTAGAGCCTGGGAGACCGACGGACATTATTATGATACGTGCATCATTCCGTATAGCGGACTTCAAGGTACGGAAACTCCGCCTGAGACCGCCTCGTTACTTGAACGGCAGCGTGATTTCCTGGAATTGGCCGAACAGCCGTATAAGGGGAGGGTTGTGACTTATCCGGCGGTACAGTATGCCGGGCCCGGAATGGAAGCTCATGTGAATGAGCTTTGCCGAAAAGTCAAATCCAGCGGCTTCCAGTATGTAATCGTAATGTCTGCTAATGAAGGGTTGCGCGGGGAGAAACTTATTGAAAGCGATTTACTCCTTTGCCTGCCTGAGATAGTGGCTGATTCCAGGGCTGAGGTAAGCGCGTATGTACGCAGTGAAATCCAGGCCTTATGGCAGAATGAAAAATGA
- a CDS encoding IDEAL domain-containing protein — MDKMKATYEVMLGLAAEMVWDEALRKRRTDMLYLEIDTALAAGDEAAFRNLTEELKSLA, encoded by the coding sequence ATGGACAAAATGAAGGCTACTTATGAAGTGATGCTGGGGCTGGCTGCGGAAATGGTGTGGGATGAAGCGTTAAGAAAGCGTCGTACCGACATGTTGTACCTGGAGATCGACACGGCGCTGGCTGCCGGTGATGAGGCGGCTTTCCGGAATCTGACTGAAGAACTGAAAAGTTTGGCATAG
- a CDS encoding c-type cytochrome encodes MAHGDDSKEKVVFVGDSRVRRGNGFITPPDYTAYPGKSEAFIPNFLLKEWMVGVVVLVGILVLTISEPAPLGFPANPAASVIPIPDWYFLFLYQYLKLPYASGDYIVLGTLGVTGVAFGALLLAPFLDTGPERRFYRRPIASSLMFLSLAAIVYLTNTAWTEYKHEMAETGQIPEDVQREEKAAENRAAGLPTTSAVKPKDIAIVDKDDPAMALYKQATCITCHAVDMKGSGNIPALRGVGDKHDQAAILTIIKEGKGQMPPMYETAMGAGLTDQDIDELAGWLAKQKSGQ; translated from the coding sequence ATGGCACACGGAGACGACTCCAAAGAGAAGGTGGTATTCGTCGGGGATTCCCGGGTCCGCAGAGGGAACGGATTCATTACCCCGCCGGATTATACGGCGTATCCGGGCAAATCGGAAGCCTTTATCCCTAACTTTCTGCTCAAGGAATGGATGGTTGGCGTAGTGGTGCTGGTGGGAATTCTGGTTCTGACCATCTCAGAGCCGGCTCCGCTCGGGTTCCCTGCCAATCCGGCAGCATCGGTTATTCCAATTCCCGACTGGTATTTCCTGTTCCTCTATCAGTATTTGAAGCTTCCTTACGCATCCGGTGACTATATTGTGCTGGGAACGCTGGGCGTGACAGGCGTGGCCTTCGGGGCACTGCTGCTGGCACCTTTCCTGGATACCGGCCCGGAGCGGCGGTTCTACCGCAGACCGATTGCATCCTCACTGATGTTCCTGTCCCTCGCTGCAATCGTCTATTTGACCAACACAGCCTGGACAGAATACAAGCATGAGATGGCTGAAACCGGCCAGATACCAGAGGATGTTCAGCGCGAGGAGAAGGCGGCCGAGAACAGGGCGGCGGGCTTGCCAACCACAAGCGCCGTCAAGCCGAAGGATATTGCCATTGTGGACAAGGATGATCCGGCGATGGCTCTCTATAAGCAAGCAACCTGTATAACCTGCCATGCGGTAGACATGAAGGGCTCAGGCAATATTCCTGCGCTTCGCGGTGTAGGCGACAAGCATGATCAGGCGGCGATTCTTACTATTATAAAAGAAGGTAAGGGTCAGATGCCGCCAATGTACGAGACAGCTATGGGGGCAGGGCTGACAGACCAGGATATCGATGAGCTGGCCGGCTGGCTTGCCAAACAAAAAAGCGGACAGTAA
- a CDS encoding histidine phosphatase family protein — MLIGLIRHGLTDWNAVGKIQGQSDIPLNDEGRRQAEMLGDRLLQEPYHWDYCITSSLSRAAETGKIVAAKLGIPLLEPDDRIRERAYGQVEGMTAEARETKWGKDWKLLSLGQESDEALQVRGLAFLEDITARFPGKNVLVISHGGFLAQLYTALYKDKYSERLGNLSLTILEKNEQEWNPLLYNCSRHILQKQH; from the coding sequence ATGCTGATCGGCTTAATACGCCATGGGCTGACGGATTGGAATGCGGTAGGTAAAATTCAGGGACAAAGTGATATTCCGCTGAATGATGAAGGCAGACGGCAGGCTGAGATGCTGGGCGACCGGCTGCTGCAGGAGCCTTACCACTGGGACTATTGTATTACCAGCAGCCTGTCGCGTGCAGCAGAGACCGGCAAGATCGTAGCGGCCAAGCTGGGTATTCCTCTACTTGAGCCGGATGACCGTATCCGTGAGCGTGCCTACGGCCAGGTGGAAGGCATGACGGCTGAAGCCCGTGAAACCAAATGGGGCAAGGATTGGAAGCTGCTGTCTCTGGGGCAGGAGAGTGATGAGGCGCTTCAGGTCCGGGGTCTTGCATTCCTGGAGGATATTACGGCCCGCTTCCCGGGTAAGAATGTCCTGGTCATCTCCCATGGAGGATTCCTGGCACAGCTCTACACCGCACTTTACAAAGACAAATATTCCGAACGGCTCGGCAATCTCTCTCTCACGATTTTGGAGAAGAACGAGCAGGAATGGAATCCTTTATTATACAACTGTTCCCGCCATATTTTACAAAAACAGCATTAA
- a CDS encoding ubiquinol-cytochrome c reductase iron-sulfur subunit: protein MSSLNEEEESLPQEPPSRNEMSRRQFLTYTLGGATAFMGAGVILPMVRFAVDPILQKKGEGEFIKVAEASKITEEPQEFTFELPQQDGWYASTAMLTAWIRKDANGDIYALSPICKHLGCTVGWNNNKAYPDEYHCPCHGARYTKQGRQLAVAAKPLDQYTTKIDGGWVYLGEIVPNTVSAKEA from the coding sequence ATGAGCAGCCTTAATGAAGAAGAAGAGTCACTTCCGCAAGAACCGCCCAGCCGAAACGAGATGTCACGCAGACAGTTTTTGACCTATACGTTAGGTGGGGCTACCGCCTTTATGGGGGCCGGCGTTATTTTGCCGATGGTCCGGTTTGCTGTAGATCCGATTCTGCAGAAAAAAGGCGAGGGGGAATTCATCAAGGTAGCCGAAGCGTCCAAAATTACAGAGGAGCCTCAGGAGTTCACCTTCGAGCTTCCGCAGCAGGACGGATGGTATGCCAGTACAGCAATGCTTACGGCGTGGATTCGTAAAGACGCGAACGGAGATATTTATGCGCTTTCACCCATCTGCAAGCATCTGGGCTGCACCGTAGGCTGGAATAATAACAAGGCGTATCCCGATGAATATCATTGCCCTTGCCATGGCGCCCGCTATACGAAGCAGGGCCGGCAACTGGCCGTAGCTGCCAAGCCGTTGGACCAGTACACCACCAAGATCGACGGAGGCTGGGTATATCTCGGTGAAATCGTCCCTAATACTGTTTCGGCGAAGGAGGCGTGA
- a CDS encoding sporulation protein YpjB yields the protein MPRRKVFILSGILLCWLLAGISGGRVQAEAGDAAADQGSTAYIEAAGSVPSDPAALTARSGAQRLEQAAEALYGYVLEGDVLKARQEAEKISQIFISSSFEGMTSVEGINALSSVILDMKSALAAAQPSPERWEAAAAKLRLAANSLNHPRQPMWMQYYKLVREDLNDMEQSAAANDLKSWTAALARLQSRYANIRPAVIISRPAEAVNTFDSWLSYAGGMASSEQPVERARLLEIVSYGQDAARVMFGKDRSEPVLSLPLAPQQYGFWALLAGTFILTVLAYTAYRKYRGQKRDLKTV from the coding sequence ATGCCGCGCAGAAAAGTATTCATACTGTCAGGAATCCTGCTGTGCTGGCTGCTCGCCGGTATCAGCGGAGGCCGTGTTCAGGCTGAAGCAGGGGATGCTGCTGCAGACCAGGGAAGTACAGCTTACATAGAAGCAGCCGGAAGTGTACCCAGTGATCCCGCTGCGCTCACGGCCAGAAGCGGAGCACAGCGGCTGGAGCAGGCTGCGGAAGCTCTGTACGGCTATGTGCTTGAAGGTGATGTGCTGAAGGCCCGCCAGGAAGCGGAGAAGATCTCGCAGATCTTCATCTCGTCCTCCTTCGAAGGGATGACCTCAGTGGAGGGGATCAATGCACTCTCGTCCGTGATCCTGGATATGAAGTCCGCACTGGCTGCGGCCCAGCCGTCCCCGGAGAGATGGGAAGCGGCTGCGGCGAAGCTGCGGCTTGCCGCTAACAGCCTCAATCACCCCCGCCAGCCTATGTGGATGCAGTATTATAAGCTGGTCCGTGAGGATCTGAACGATATGGAGCAAAGCGCCGCCGCGAATGATCTGAAGAGCTGGACAGCGGCGCTGGCAAGACTTCAGAGCCGGTACGCGAATATCCGGCCTGCGGTGATTATCTCCCGGCCTGCTGAGGCGGTGAACACCTTTGATTCCTGGCTCTCTTACGCAGGAGGGATGGCAAGCTCGGAGCAGCCCGTGGAACGGGCCCGCCTGCTGGAGATTGTATCCTATGGGCAAGATGCAGCAAGAGTGATGTTCGGCAAGGACCGCAGCGAGCCGGTCTTGTCGCTGCCGCTGGCTCCGCAGCAATACGGGTTCTGGGCCCTGCTGGCTGGCACATTCATCCTTACGGTGCTGGCGTATACGGCTTACCGCAAGTACCGCGGCCAGAAGCGGGATTTGAAGACTGTGTAG
- a CDS encoding sigma-70 family RNA polymerase sigma factor codes for MTDSQLIQLIKQGDTELYSELMRRYQRKILAFVYHMLKNSHMELIAEDLCSETFYKAFRSLHSFREVDASFSTWLYTIARNTVLSELRKNRAGNVSLEESGYTPVAPLDVAPEQAALRKERMELVREAINKLPEKQRSALILREYDQMDYQEIAVILEQSVSSVKSLLFRARSSVKLQLESYFYEPEVEEQAERV; via the coding sequence ATGACGGATTCCCAGTTGATCCAGCTAATCAAGCAAGGCGATACAGAATTATACTCGGAACTCATGCGGCGATATCAACGCAAGATATTGGCGTTTGTGTACCACATGCTGAAGAACTCCCATATGGAGCTGATTGCCGAAGACCTCTGTTCAGAGACCTTCTACAAAGCCTTCCGGAGTCTTCATTCCTTCCGGGAAGTGGATGCTTCTTTCTCCACATGGCTGTACACGATTGCCCGCAATACAGTGCTGAGTGAACTTCGTAAGAACCGTGCCGGGAATGTGTCGCTCGAAGAGAGCGGGTATACGCCTGTGGCACCGCTTGATGTTGCCCCGGAACAGGCAGCATTGCGTAAGGAACGGATGGAGCTCGTCCGCGAAGCGATTAACAAACTCCCGGAGAAGCAGCGTTCTGCGCTGATTCTGCGTGAATATGATCAGATGGATTACCAGGAAATTGCCGTGATTCTGGAGCAGAGCGTCAGCTCTGTGAAGTCACTGCTGTTCCGGGCTAGGAGCAGTGTGAAGCTGCAGCTCGAATCCTATTTCTATGAGCCTGAAGTTGAAGAGCAGGCTGAGAGGGTGTAA
- a CDS encoding cytochrome b6: MFKNVYNWIDERLDITPIWRDVADHEVPEHVNPAHHFSAFVYCFGGLTFFITVIQILSGMFLTMYYVPDIINAYASVEYLQTKVAFGKIVRGMHHWGASLVIVMMFLHTMRVFFTGSYKAPREMNWVVGMLIFFVMLGLGLTGYLLPWDNKAYFATKVTLEIANSVPFMGPVLKELMQGGSIAGAETLTRFFALHVFFLPAVLLILLVGHFIMIRRQGISGPL, translated from the coding sequence GTGTTCAAAAACGTATATAACTGGATTGACGAACGTCTGGATATTACACCGATCTGGAGAGATGTTGCCGACCACGAGGTCCCCGAGCATGTCAATCCTGCACACCACTTTTCAGCCTTTGTCTACTGCTTCGGCGGACTAACGTTCTTCATCACAGTCATACAGATCCTTTCAGGAATGTTCCTGACCATGTACTATGTCCCGGATATCATTAATGCCTACGCCAGTGTGGAATATCTGCAGACCAAGGTCGCCTTCGGTAAAATCGTCCGCGGCATGCATCACTGGGGCGCGAGTCTCGTCATTGTCATGATGTTCCTTCATACGATGCGTGTGTTCTTCACCGGTTCGTATAAGGCTCCGCGCGAGATGAACTGGGTGGTGGGGATGCTGATTTTCTTCGTCATGCTGGGACTGGGACTAACCGGTTACCTGCTTCCGTGGGACAACAAGGCGTATTTCGCCACCAAGGTTACGCTGGAGATCGCCAATTCGGTTCCGTTCATGGGGCCGGTGCTCAAGGAGCTGATGCAGGGCGGCAGTATTGCCGGCGCCGAGACGCTGACCCGGTTCTTCGCCTTACATGTATTCTTCCTCCCGGCGGTTCTGCTTATTCTGCTTGTCGGGCACTTCATTATGATCCGCAGACAAGGCATATCCGGTCCGCTGTAA
- a CDS encoding tetratricopeptide repeat protein, whose product MDHNDYVKAAYRSILRSDFAEAIILFEAAIAASPDDAEVRYRCSITYARSGMLDKALEHAIAARRLDGTKPEYQLHLQHLQALQLVQEAKRLLEDEAADSVNPYHPITLLKEAVSLDPLYGDAYVWLAIAHSRMNEHLQAIAVLKEVMSLHPDDSGLRLLMKDLQKSLQHYIQ is encoded by the coding sequence ATGGATCATAATGATTATGTAAAAGCGGCCTACCGCTCGATACTCCGCAGTGACTTTGCTGAGGCCATCATCTTGTTCGAGGCGGCCATTGCTGCTAGTCCTGATGATGCGGAAGTCAGATACCGCTGCTCTATTACCTATGCCCGCAGCGGCATGCTGGATAAAGCACTTGAACATGCTATAGCCGCACGCCGCCTGGATGGGACCAAACCGGAGTATCAGCTGCATCTTCAGCATCTGCAGGCCCTACAGCTTGTGCAGGAAGCGAAGCGGCTGCTGGAGGATGAAGCAGCGGACAGTGTGAATCCGTACCATCCGATTACGCTGCTGAAGGAAGCTGTATCGCTTGACCCACTCTACGGAGATGCTTATGTATGGCTGGCGATTGCGCACAGCCGGATGAACGAACATCTGCAGGCGATTGCGGTATTAAAAGAAGTCATGTCGCTGCACCCGGATGACAGCGGACTGCGTCTGCTGATGAAGGATCTGCAGAAATCGCTGCAACACTATATACAATAA
- a CDS encoding DUF1405 domain-containing protein has product MPGHWFEKLFRDRRIIWLLFIVNLLGTVYGYMWYGNQLTFTAQTEPLWLLPFVPDSPTASLFFTAALLLLLYPPRGLTGTLVRELIEALAVLTSVKYGIWAVSIIVAGGYQGDSITWKDWMLMISHTGMAVEVLIYARFFTFRRMLPVALAWTFANDIVDYSQGVYPWLPSVLDDDLITVQYSTMGLTLFSTAAAWLFCGRTRRPALPDRTVMKR; this is encoded by the coding sequence ATGCCGGGTCATTGGTTTGAGAAGTTATTTAGGGACCGCAGAATAATATGGCTGCTGTTTATCGTGAATCTGCTGGGGACGGTCTACGGATATATGTGGTATGGCAATCAGCTCACGTTCACAGCGCAGACTGAACCGCTCTGGCTACTGCCGTTCGTTCCCGACAGCCCTACGGCCAGTCTGTTCTTCACGGCTGCACTACTACTGTTGCTCTATCCGCCAAGAGGGCTTACAGGAACGCTGGTGCGTGAGCTGATTGAAGCGCTGGCTGTGTTAACATCGGTGAAGTACGGGATATGGGCGGTCAGCATCATTGTGGCCGGCGGTTATCAGGGGGATTCCATCACCTGGAAGGACTGGATGCTGATGATCTCCCATACCGGAATGGCTGTGGAAGTCCTGATCTATGCCCGGTTCTTCACCTTCCGGAGAATGCTGCCTGTGGCGCTTGCGTGGACGTTCGCTAATGATATAGTGGATTATTCACAAGGCGTGTATCCATGGCTGCCTTCGGTGCTTGATGATGATCTTATCACTGTTCAGTATTCCACCATGGGGCTTACGCTGTTCAGTACGGCCGCTGCCTGGCTGTTCTGTGGCCGGACAAGGCGTCCGGCACTTCCGGACAGAACTGTGATGAAGCGCTGA